A window of Anomaloglossus baeobatrachus isolate aAnoBae1 unplaced genomic scaffold, aAnoBae1.hap1 Scaffold_73, whole genome shotgun sequence contains these coding sequences:
- the LOC142287508 gene encoding uncharacterized protein LOC142287508, whose amino-acid sequence MQNAADTMEKGEMDVRGDEQSRDLSTDDCTRSPTQNAKGSESNKEAKPYSCSECEKCFSKKSNLITHERIHTGVKPYSCAECGKCFAWKSLLIRHERIHTGEKPYSCAECEKCFSKKSSLITHERIHTGEKSYSCAECGKCFAQKSNLVTHERIHTGEKPYSCAECGKCFAVKPNLVKHLRIHTGEKPYSCSECEKCFAHKLALITHERNHTGEKPYSCSECGKFFSKKSDLVTHERIHTGVKPYSCSECGKCFVLKPNLVKHLRIHTGEKPYSCSECGKCFAQKSDRVTHERIHTGEKTYSCAECGKCFNRKSNLITHERIHTGEKPYSCSVCGKCFAQKSDRVTHERIHTGEKTYSCAECGKCFNRKSSLVTHERIHTGEKPYSCSECGKCFAVKPNLVKHLRIHTGEKPYSCSECEKCFAHKLALITHERNHTGEKPYSCSECGKCFDRKSLLIRHERIHTGVKP is encoded by the exons atgcagaacgctgcagacacaatggaaaaaggagaaatggatgtgcggggtgatgaacagagtagagacctttccacag atgactgtaccaggagtcccacacagaatgctaagggaagtgaaagtaacaaagaagcaaagccatattcatgttcagaatgtgagaaatgtttttctaagaaatcaaatctcattacacatgagagaattcacacaggagtgaagccatattcatgtgcagaatgtggaaaatgttttgcttggaaatcacttcttattagacatgagagaattcacacaggagagaagccttattcatgtgcagaatgtgagaaatgtttttctaAGAAATCaagtctcattacacatgagagaattcacacaggagagaagtcatattcatgtgcagaatgtggaaaatgttttgctcagaaatcaaatcttgttacacatgagagaattcacacaggagagaagccatattcatgtgcagaatgtgggaaatgttttgctgtaaaaccaaatcttgttaaacatttgagaattcacacaggagagaagccatattcatgttcagaatgtgagaaatgttttgctcataAATTggctctcattacacatgagagaaatcacacaggagagaagccatattcatgttcagaatgtgggaaatttttttctaagaaatcagatcttgttacacatgagagaattcacacaggagtgaagccatattcatgttcagaatgtgggaaatgttttgttttaaaaccaaatcttgttaaacatttgagaattcacacaggagagaagccatattcatgttcagaatgtgggaaatgttttgctcagaaatcagatcgtgttacacatgagagaattcacacaggagagaagacatattcatgtgcagaatgcgggaaatgttttaatcggaaatcaaatcttattacacatgagagaattcacacaggagagaagccatattcatgttcagtatgtgggaaatgttttgctcagaaatcagatcgtgttacacatgagagaattcacacaggagagaagacatattcatgtgcagaatgcgggaaatgttttaatcggaaatcaagtcttgttacacatgagagaattcacacaggagagaagccatattcatgttcagaatgtgggaaatgttttgctgtaaaaccaaatcttgttaaacatttgagaattcacacaggagagaagccatattcatgttcagaatgtgagaaatgttttgctcataAATTggctctcattacacatgagagaaatcacacaggagagaagccatattcatgttcagaatgtgggaaatgttttgatcgGAAATCACttcttattagacatgagagaattcacacaggagtgaagccatag